In Paenibacillus sp. FSL M7-0420, a single genomic region encodes these proteins:
- a CDS encoding MetQ/NlpA family ABC transporter substrate-binding protein, translated as MRKLLAVLLISSMAVLAACGNNKEAASSGDKKEITVGFGVGTYEEQFRQSILPILEGKGYTVDIKTFSQNMQVNPAMKEGSIDASIFQSTAYMDAINKEIGADMVGIAYVPGAPQGLYSVNHTTLDDVKDGTTVAIPNDPVNQERALRILEELGWVKIKEGAGVADFNVNSVEPDKFKIDLKVLDPAQILVSLQDVDYGVVNGNYIANAPDRKITDALMIENTPMQHRIIVSVNKKDQDTQWAKDLKAAYESKEFEEYILGQEKYAGFILPEAWANN; from the coding sequence ATGAGAAAATTACTGGCGGTTCTACTGATTAGTTCGATGGCGGTGCTGGCGGCTTGCGGTAACAATAAGGAAGCGGCAAGCTCCGGGGACAAAAAGGAAATCACAGTCGGATTCGGCGTAGGTACGTATGAGGAGCAGTTCCGGCAATCCATTCTCCCGATCCTGGAAGGAAAAGGGTATACTGTAGATATCAAAACCTTCTCGCAGAATATGCAGGTCAACCCGGCCATGAAGGAAGGCTCGATTGACGCGAGTATCTTCCAGAGTACGGCCTATATGGATGCGATCAATAAGGAAATTGGTGCCGATATGGTGGGGATTGCCTATGTTCCGGGCGCTCCGCAGGGGCTGTATTCCGTTAATCACACGACGCTTGACGATGTGAAGGACGGCACTACCGTCGCGATTCCGAACGACCCGGTGAATCAGGAGCGTGCGCTGCGGATTCTGGAGGAGCTGGGTTGGGTCAAGATCAAAGAGGGCGCCGGGGTAGCGGACTTCAATGTGAACAGCGTGGAGCCGGACAAGTTCAAGATTGACCTGAAGGTGCTGGACCCGGCGCAGATTCTGGTCTCGCTGCAGGATGTTGACTATGGTGTGGTGAACGGGAATTATATCGCTAACGCTCCCGACCGCAAGATTACAGATGCGCTGATGATTGAGAATACGCCTATGCAGCATAGAATCATCGTATCGGTGAACAAGAAGGACCAGGATACCCAGTGGGCCAAGGACCTGAAGGCTGCCTATGAATCCAAGGAGTTCGAAGAATACATCCTGGGACAGGAGAAATATGCCGGGTTCATTCTGCCGGAGGCCTGGGCCAATAACTAA